The genomic interval TTTTCTGATCTAATCTAAATTTCTTCTCATTAAGATACTCGTAATCTTCCCTTAACTCAGACAACTCATTATGTAAATCTTTAGTCCTTTTGAGTTCATTGTTGAATAGTTCCATTTGTTCCTGTACTCTTTTTTTCATTTCCTTTTGATGCTTTATATGTATAGTCATTAATCCCTCTATTGCTTCTTCTTTTGTCATATCTTTTAACTTTTCTAGAAGATCTTCAGAACCCTGTATGTCGTCTAGTTTCATAGCTATCCCTCCTACATGATAAACCCACTCAACAATACGTTGAGTGAATTCTGTGATTGTAAGTAGATTATCCTTAATCCCACAGTAGCATCCACAATGCGGATAGCTTTATTTTATCAGAAATCGTTCAAGCCATCATTTAACCTTGCGGATTATGTAAGTTCCTCTGTCATTTATTAGTCTCAGCCATCACTCCTTCACTTTTTTTCTCGGATTACGTCTTAATATGAGCATATCCCATCTCAAAATACTGAATGCATCCACCTCTTACTCACTGCTACCATCCTTTTCGTTAGCTCGAAGGAATTCTTCCCATTTGTCATCTTCTAAAAAGAAAAAGTCCAAATAAGCGGATTCAACTTCACCCCCAAGATCCCTTTTTCTTTCTGTTTCCTTCGCCCGTACCCATCATGTTCCGCTGAATACATATACTTCAAATTAGATATTAGCTGATTAAACCGCCAGTCCGGCTGCTATTCCCATATTGTTCGTAGTAAAGACATGACATAGAAGCCCCCAAATGAATTTGGACACTCATCAGTATACGATTTATACTTGATAGTGAAAGGGGTTATTCCATGAAACGTCAACAATATTCTCAAGGCTTTAAGGCTCAGGTGGCCAAAGAAGCATTAGAGGTTGGCAATAAAAGACTGGTCACTCGGCGTTATGAAATTAGCGACACGATGATTTATCGGTGGATTCGTTAGTATCAAGACGGTCAATTTAATGATACAAAGACGGATCATGTGCCTTCGCCCGTGTATGAAGATTCGGGTGAATTAGCTAAAGAAAATGACCGGTTAAAACAGCTTCTATGTGAAAAAGATCTGGAAAACGCTGTATTAAAAGATCTTGTAAAAAAGCAAAGCCCTCACTTACTGAAAAAATAGCTGATAAATGGATCGCGAAAGGTTACGCCGTGCAGCGCGTCCTTCGCATTGTTGGCGTACAGCGTTCCACTTATTATTATCGCAAAAATGGTTGGGTGGGAAGCAAGCAAGTGAGCGATGGACGGCCAGCACCGGGTTATTCCAACACGACCCACCATCAAAAAGTCCCGGATGATCAAATC from Lentibacillus cibarius carries:
- a CDS encoding transposase is translated as MKRQQYSQGFKAQVAKEALEVGNKRLVTRRYEISDTMIYRWIR